The proteins below come from a single Portunus trituberculatus isolate SZX2019 chromosome 2, ASM1759143v1, whole genome shotgun sequence genomic window:
- the LOC123505439 gene encoding serine/arginine repetitive matrix protein 1-like, with protein sequence MIPCLQMRRGPQSPVQGATSPGLGSAPQEDAPTWSSLRAKILSFTKGRGKTHGVTRTPSEKRPPPLRSPGPRSPTSRGPRSPTSRSPTSRSPTRSPTAKTPPVKSPTQRFAPPGLLTRVPLTRPMPREAAPAPPEASEGMAGRRALMRRCLKKAFSLNLEVGEGGEAAGSGGGGGGGRKVQLKLKGGPGEQVVELTHLDEDEAEGAAGRKWSFQGGSVPGSPVEVEAPKRHHSFSSAGSEKEAGQAGIVVSSTELAGLLGPRRHLSPPGAPSPPPTPPSAGVPRRGRSQSIAACWDNNQQGGTGAGAGGPQAPITIRRTDCDYESAPRSAPLEAPREEEGEEEEEGRGGLPWEASGGCGLDASLLGSAIEHFLKTTRSEEQEGLVPTAAPAAGLQVK encoded by the coding sequence ATGATTCCTTGCCTACAGATGCGGCGCGGGCCGCAGTCCCCGGTGCAGGGCGCGACGTCCCCCGGGTTGGGGTCGGCGCCGCAGGAGGACGCCCCCACGTGGTCTTCGCTGCGCGCCAAGATCCTGTCGTTCACCAAGGGACGCGGCAAGACACATGGGGTGACCAGGACGCCTTCTGAGAAGCGCCCCCCGCCCCTGCGCTCCCCTGGTCCCCGCTCCCCCACCTCCCGCGGGCCCCGCTCCCCTACCAGCCGATCCCCCACCTCCCGCTCCCCCACCCGCTCACCCACCGCCAAGACGCCCCCCGTCAAGTCCCCCACGCAGCGGTTCGCGCCCCCAGGCCTGCTCACCCGCGTGCCCCTCACCCGCCCCATGCCCCGCGAGGCCGCCCCCGCGCCCCCCGAGGCCTCTGAGGGCATGGCTGGGCGCCGTGCCCTCATGCGGCGCTGCCTGAAGAAGGCCTTCAGTCTCAACCTGGAGGTGGGTGAGGGCGGCGAAGCGGCAGGGAgcgggggtgggggtgggggcggCCGCAAGGTGCAGCTGAAGCTGAAGGGCGGCCCTGGGGAGCAAGTGGTGGAGCTGACACATCTGGACGAGGACGAAGCGGAGGGCGCGGCGGGCAGGAAGTGGTCATTTCAGGGCGGCTCCGTGCCGGGTTCCCCCGTGGAGGTGGAGGCGCCCAAGCGACACCATTCCTTCAGCTCTGCCGGCAGCGAGAAGGAGGCTGGCCAGGCGGGCATTGTGGTGTCCTCCACGGAGCTGGCCGGGCTGCTGGGACCCCGCAGACACCTCTCACCTCCAGGGGCGCCTTCCCCGCCACCCACGCCGCCTTCTGCCGGCGTGCCGCGGCGCGGTCGGTCTCAGAGCATCGCTGCGTGCTGGGACAACAATCAGCAGGGCGGCACGGGGGCGGGGGCTGGCGGCCCCCAGGCGCCCATCACCATCCGCCGCACAGACTGTGACTACGAGTCCGCGCCGCGCTCCGCGCCCCTGGAGGCGCCCCGggaagaggagggcgaggaggaggaggagggtcgcgGCGGCCTGCCCTGGGAGGCCTCTGGGGGTTGCGGGCTGGACGCCTCGCTGCTGGGCTCCGCCATCGAACACTTCCTGAAGACGACGCGcagtgaggagcaggagggccTGGTCCCCACGGCGGCGCCGGCGGCGGGGTTGCAGGTGAAGTGA